A genomic region of Nerophis lumbriciformis linkage group LG28, RoL_Nlum_v2.1, whole genome shotgun sequence contains the following coding sequences:
- the LOC133570720 gene encoding uncharacterized protein translates to MTVLKSQQEVFYVQRVSAGSHEEEWHTSVGQKELQAPSHIKEEQLHDEDEAQSLQLHHSQSEENRGAELVSQHITEADGEHCEDIKSEPDSIFAPLSDMDHMMSHSSDHSDHIQKPLESKNDSKGDTRHHTNNKHFDCSECGKSFRKKSHFTVHMRTHTGEKPFTCSVCKKSFFRKGDMTTHMRIHTGEKPFTCSVCKKKFFQKGNMTTHMRTHTGEKPFACSACTKRFNTKNDMILHMRTHTSEKPFTCSVCKKSFSRKQQMTTHMRTHTGEKPFTCSSCAKMFNTMTEIILHMRTHTGEKPFTCSVCKKSFSSKQNMTTHMRTHTGEKPFACSACAKRFNTKNDMTLHMRTHTGEKPFTCSVCKKSFSRKERMTTHMRTHTGEKPFACSACAVRLNTKNDMTLHMITHTGEKPFTCSVCKKSFSTKLNMTRHMRTHTGEKPFACSVCAKRFNTKKEIILHMRTHTGEKPFTCSVCKKSFSSKQIMTRHMRTHTGEKPFACSACAERFKH, encoded by the coding sequence acgtccagcgggtgtcagcggggagtcatgaagaggagtggcacaccagtgtgggacagaaggagctacaggccccctcccacattaaagaggagcagcttcatgatgaagatgaagctcagtccttacagcttcatcacagtcaaagtgaggagaacagaggggcggagcttgtaagtcaacacatcacagaagctgatggagagcattgtgaagatatcaagtcagaaccagacagcatctttgctccactgtcagacatggaccacatgatgtcacactcttctgatcacagtgaccacatccaaaaacctttggagagtaaaaatgactctaaaggtgatacgagacatcacactaacaacaaacactttgactgctctgaatgtgggaaatcatttagaaagaagagtcattttacagtacacatgagaacacacactggagagaaaccttttacttgctccgtttgtaagaagagtttcttcagaaagggtgacatgaccacacacatgagaatacacacaggagagaaaccttttacttgctctgtttgtaagaaaaaATTCTTCCAAAAGggtaacatgaccacacacatgagaacacacactggagagaaaccttttgcttgctcagcttgcactaaaagattcaacactaagaatgacatgatattacacatgagaacacacacaagtgagaaaccttttacttgctctgtttgtaagaagagtttctccaggaaGCAAcaaatgaccacacacatgagaacacacactggagagaaaccttttacttgctcatcTTGTGCTAAAATGTTCAACACTATGACggaaattatattacacatgagaacacacacaggtgagaaaccttttacttgctctgtttgtaagaagagtttctccagcaagcaaaacatgaccacacacatgagaacacacactggagagaaaccttttgcttgctcagcttgtgctaaaagattcaacactaagaatgacatgacattacacatgagaacacacacaggtgagaaaccttttacatgctctgtttgtaagaagagtttctccagaaaggaacgcatgaccacacacatgagaacacacactggagagaaaccttttgcttgctcagcttgtgctgtaAGATTAAACACTAAGAATGACATGACAttacacatgataacacacacaggtgagaaaccttttacttgctctgtttgtaagaagagtttctccacaaagcttaacatgaccagacacatgagaacacacactggagagaaaccttttgcttgctcagtttgtgctaaaagattcaacactaagaaggaaattatattgcacatgagaacacacacaggtgagaaaccttttacttgctctgtttgtaagaagagtttctccagcaagcaaatcatgaccagacacatgagaacacacactggagagaaaccttttgcttgttcagcttgtgctgaaagattcaaacactaa